The sequence CGCCCGGCGGGCGCTGGCCAGCGAGGCTGACGATGGGCGTGTTCGGGGCGGTCGGGTCGCAAGCAGCTCCGGCTGTCCCGCTTCAGCGCGGGATATCAACCGGTGTTCGTTGAAATCGCCCCGCTCGGCGTCGCGGTGACAGGCCACACAGTTGGCGCGGCCGCCGACTGACTCACGGCTGAACTTGGCTTCGCTCACTTCATGGTGCTTGCGTTCGAACCAGCCTGTCTGGCTGATGCGTGGCGGTTCGCCCTCCGTTGGCGGGGGCTCCGCAGGCAGACGGAACAGAAAGTCCCGTCAGCTGCGGTGGTTCATCGCTGCGCGGAATCTCGGACGAGGCTCAGCGCCGCACCAGCAGCACGCCCGATTCCATGTGATGGGTGTAGGGGAACTGGTCGAACAGGGCGCAGCGCTCGATGCGGTGGGTATCTTGCAGCTGGGCGATGTTCGCCGCCAGGGTGTCCGGGTTGCAGGAAATGTAGAGGATGCGCTCGAAGCGCCGGGTCAGCTCGCAAGTGTCCGGATCCATGCCGGCGCGTGGCGGGTCGACGAAAACGCTGCCGAAGTCGTAGCTCTTCAGATCGATGCCGGCCAGGCGGCGGAACGGGCGCACTTCGTTCAATGCCTGGGTCAGCTCTTCGGCGGACAGGCGCACCAGGCTGACGTTGTCGATGCCGTTGTCATCGAGGTTGGCCAGCGCGGCGTTGACCGAGGACTTGCTGATCTCGGTCGCCAGCACCTTGGGCACGCGGGTCGCCAGCGGCAGGGTGAAGTTGCCGTTGCCGCAATAGAGTTCCAGCAGATCGTCGCTGCGCTCGCCCAGTGCGTCGAACGCCCAGTTCAGCATCTTCCGACAGACCTCGCCGTTGGGCTGGGTAAAGGCGCCTTCGGGTTGGCGATAGTTGAAGGTGCGGCCGGCGACGGTCAGCTGCTCGGTGACATAGTCCCGTCCGATGACGATGCGCTTGCCCTTGGAACGGCCGACGATACTAGCGCCCAGGCTCGCTGCGAGCTTCTCGGCTTCGGCCTGCCAGGCGTCGTTCAGCGGGCGATGATAGGCGAGGGTGATCAGCGCATCGCCAGACAGGGTCGTCAGGAACTCTACCTGGAACAGCTTGAAGCTCAGGGTTTCGCTGGCTTGCCAGGCGGCCTTGAGCTGCGGCATCAACTGGTTGATGCGGCGGCTGGCGATAGGGAAGTCGTCGATCAGGATCGGTGTGTGCTTGTCGCCGGGCTCGAACATCGCGTAATGCCGCTGGCCGTCCTCGCGCCACAGGCGGAACTCGGTGCGCAGGCGATAGTGTTCGCGTGGCGAATCGAAGACTTCTGGCGCGGGGGCATCGAAGGGCGCCAGCAGTTCCACCAGCCTTGCTGTCTTGTCGGCGAGTTGGGCATCGTAGGTGGCGGGGTCGAAATGCGGTGCGCTCATGAAGACTCTTGAAGTGATGGGTAATCGTAGGGTGGAACGTCAGCCGTTGAAGAAGCCCAGCTTGATCACGAACAGGATCGACAGCACCCACATCGCCGGGCTCAGGTCGCGCCAGCGACCGGCGAGCAGCTTGATCGCCGTCCAGGCAATGAAGCCAAAGGCGATGCCGTTGGCGATGGAGAAGGTCAGCGGCATGGCCAGCGCGGCGATGGCCACCGGCGCGGCGACGGTGAGGTCGTCCCAGTCGATATTGGCCAGGCTGCTCATCATCAGCACCGCGACGAACAGCAACGCCGGCGCGGTGGCGTAGGCCGGTACGGCGCCCGCCAGCGGCGCGAAGAACAGACTCAGCAGGAACAGCAGCGCAACCACGCAGGCGGTCAGGCCGGTGCGCCCGCCCGCGCTGATGCCGGCGGCCGATTCGATGTAGCTGGTGGTGGTCGAGGTGCCCAATGCGGCACCGGCCATGGTCGCGGTGCTGTCAGCCAGCAGCGCACGGCCCAGGCGCGGCATGCGACCGTCCTTGTCCAGCAGGTCGGCCTTCTGCGCGACGCCGATCAGGGTGCCGGACGTATCGAACAGGTCGACGAAGAGGAACGCGAAGATCACGCTCAGCAGGCCGATGTCCAGCGCGCCGGCGATATCCAGCTGCAGCAGGGTGGGCATCAGCGAGGGCGGCATCGACACCACGGCGTTGAGTTCGGACAGGCCGAGCACGATCGACAGCACCGTGACTACGAGAATGCCGATCATCACCGCGCCAGTGACGTTGCGGTAGGCCAGTGCGGCGATCAGGAAGAAGCCCAGGCAGGCCAGCAGCGGACCGCCGGCGGTCAGGTCGCCGAGGCCCACCAGCGTGGCCGGATTATCGACGACGATGCCGGCATTCTTCAGGGCGATGATCGCCAGGAACAGGCCGATACCGGCGGCGATACCCGAACGCAGCGCCAGCGGAATGCTGTGGATGATCCACTCGCGGATCTTGAAGATCGACAGCAGGAAGAAGATCGCGCCGGAAAGGAACACCGCACCCAACGCCGTCTGCCAGGTGTAGCCCATGGTCAGCACCACGGTGTAGGTAAAGAAGGCGTTGAGACCCATGCCCGGAGCCAGGGCGATCGGGTAGTTGGCGATCAGGCCCATGACTGCCGAACCGATGGCCGCGGCCAGGCAGGTCGCGACGAACACCGCGCCGTGGTCCATGCCGGTCTCGGCGAGGATGCTCGGGTTGACGAAGAGGATGTAGGCCATCGTCAGGAAGGTGGTGAGACCGGCGAGGATCTCGGTGCGCAGCGTGGTGTTGTGCGCCTTGAGTTGGAACAGCTTCTCCAGCATGGTCAATCCTCGTGTGGGCCGGTCAGGGCTGGCAGTGTGCGTGGTGGCTGCCTCTTTGGGCAGTTGGTTGCTATAGCAAAGCCCATCCAGGCGTTGCTCGCAAAAGCCGCGCATCTTACACCGACCCTGCACCGGGTTGAATTTCATTCGGTGACCGGCTGGTTTCGCTTCCCGGTTGCGCTTGCCAGAGGCATTGCTCATCCGCGATCGATAGGCCGCAGGCGAACTAACCTGACGTGCGGCCAGTCATTGAAGACATGTCGGCGCGACCGGCGCATCGTCTGAAATTCACGGGGAAAACGATGGACAGTGTCGATCTGGGGGTGCTGCGACGCGCCCACGACTGGCTGCGTGAAGGGCATGCAGTGGTGCTCTACACGGTGCTGGAAACCTGGGGCAGCGCACCGCGGCCGGTGGGCGCACTGCTGGCACTGCGTGATGACGGTCGCGTCGAGGGCTCGGTCTCCGGCGGATGCGTCGAGGATGACCTGCTGGCGCGCCGAAAGGCGGTGGTCGATCGCGGTGCCGCGTGCGAGCTGATCACTTATGGCGTCAGCAAGGAGGAATCCGCGCGGTTCGGCCTGCCTTGTGGCGGTACCTTGCGCCTGCTCGAAGAGCCGCTGACCGACGTGGGCTGGCTGGACGAACTGCTGCAGCGCTGCGCCGATCATGAACGCCTGTTGCGCTGCCTGGATCTGTCCAGCGGCGTGGTGACTCTCCTGCCAGCCGGGCGCAACGAGACGCTGCGCTTCGATGGCGCGACCCTGCGTGCGCCCTTCGGTCCGACCTGGCGCCTGCTGATGATCGGCGCCGGGCAGCTGTCGCGCTATACCGCCGAATTGGCAAGCGGCCTCGGCTTCGAGGTGCTGATCTGCGACCCCCGTGAAGGCTACGGCCACGACTGGGGCGACACCGCCGTCCGCTTCGTGGCGGGCATGCCGGACGATGCCGTGCTGGCCATCGAGCCGGACGCCCACACCGCCATCGTGGCGCTGACCCACGACCCGCGTCTGGACGACATGGCGCTGCTCACCGCGCTGCAGTCCGATGCCTTCTATGTCGGTGCGCTGGGCTCGCGGGTCAACAGCGAGAAGCGCAAGTCCCGGTTGCTCTCGCTGGGGCTCAGCGAAGGCGACGTGAACCGGCTGCACGGCCCGATCGGACTGCCGATCGGCAGTCGCACGCCGGCCGAAATCGCCCTGTCGCTGATGGCTCAGGTGGTGGCCATCAAGAATGGCGCGGCGCGCGAACGAGTCGCGACGGAGCGGCGCTGTGCCTGACGATTTGTGCACCATCGTCCTCGCCGCGGGACAAGGCAGCCGTTACCGCCAATACAGCGACGAGGACAAACTGCTGGCCGGCTGTACGTCGGCCGTCGATGCGCCGCCGGTCCTGGCAGCCACGCTGCGCGCAGTGGCCGGCATCGGTGATCGCCTGCTGGTGGTGACGCGCGAGGACAACGCCAGCCTGGTCGCCTGGCTCGAGCGCGAGGCCCACGCCTTCGGCGCACAAACGCTGGTGGTTCGCAGCAACGGCCTGGGGCACAGCCTGGCCCAGGCGGTGTCGCGCTGCCCGGCTCGCCGCGGCTGGCTGGTAGCACTGGGTGACATGCCGTACCTGCAACACGACACCCTCGAGCGCATCGCCGCAGCCATTCAGCCGCAACGGTTGGTGGTGCCGGTGTACCGCGGGCAGCGCGGTCATCCGCGCGGAATAGGGGCCGACTTCGGTGCGTTGTTGCGCGTGCTGACCGGCGAGCGGGGCGCGCAGGCGTTATTCGATGGGCCTTCGGTGATCGAGATCGAAGTGGACGATCCCGCCGTGCTGCAGGACATCGATCGTCCGGAGGATCGACGGCCGGGTTGAGCCGGGTGGCGCCCCGAGGCCTCCGATTTCCCGCTGAACGATTTTTCCGCCGGGGCAGTCGTACCCTAGGGTCTGATGGCGTTTCGTACGCGGCCGCGCCGGAGCCTGTTTTTGCGCGAGGCAAGGCATGAGGAGGGACGTTTGGTTGTTCCAAATGAGCGACGAATAACGCCGCATCGCGCAAAAACAGGCCCGTCCCGAAGGGTTGCGCGTCAAATGGCGCCATGCAGCGTTGCGGGACTTGGCAAGGGAACACCATTACCTGCGTCCCGCGCCTTGCCTGGCGTCATTTGACGCAGCAACGCGGCTCGCGACGAAACGTCAACAGACCCTAGGCGCACGGAAAGCGCATCGAATGCCTGAGGTCTTCGCTGATCCTGCACAGAACAGGCGCGCGAGGCCCCCCGAACCGTGAGGCTGCCATGAGCGAAACGTCATCCACTGCAGGTGGGATCTCCGCCTGTTCCATCACCCTTCAACTGAACGGCCAGCGCCGCGACGTCGAGGTTTTCCCCTGGACCACGCTGCTCGATCTACTGCGCGAACAGCTGCACCTGACCGGTACCAAGAAGGGCTGTGACCACGGCCAGTGCGGCGCCTGCACGGTGCTCCTCAATGGCAAGCGCATCAACAGCTGCCTGACCCTGGCAGTGATGCACGACGGCGCCGAACTGACCACGATCGAAGGGCTGGCCAAGGGCGAAGCGCTGCACCCGATGCAGGCCGGCTTCGTCAAGCACGATGCCTTCCAGTGCGGCTATTGCACGCCCGGACAGATCTGCTCGGCGGTGGGCATGATCGGCGAGGGGCGCGCCCAGAGCCGTGACGACCTGCGCGAACAGATGAGCGGTAACGTCTGCCGCTGCGGTGCCTATCCGAACATCCTCGCCGCCATCGAGGACGCCGCGGACGAGACGCGCGAACGGCTCGCGGGTGCGAAGGAGGTGACGCCATGAATCCCTTCAGCTATGCCCGCCCCGTCAGTGTGGAAGACGCCATCGCGCAGTTCCGGCCCGACAGCCGCTATATCGCCGGCGGCACCAACCTGCTCGACCTGATGAAGGAAAACCTCACCCGCCCGTCGCAGCTGATCGACATCACCCAGCTGCCGCTGGCCGATATCGAGGAGACGGCCGATGGCGGCTTGCGCATCGGTGCCCTTGTCAGCAATGCCGATCTGGCCTGGCATCCAATCGTCGAAGCGCGTTATCCGCTCCTGTCCCAGGCGATTCTCGCGGGCGCCTCGCCGCAGCTGCGCAATATGGCGACCACCGGCGGCAACCTGCTGCAGCGCACGCGTTGCTACTACTTCTATGACGCCACCACGCCGTGCAACAAGCGCGAGCCCGGCAGCGGGTGCCCCGCGCGCGACGGCCTCAACCGCATCCATGCCATCCTTGGCCACAGTGAGGCCTGTATTGCCGTTCACCCGTCCGACATGTGCGTAGCACTGGCCGCACTGGAGGCGGTGGTGCACGTGCAAGGGCAACGGGGCGAGCGGCGCATCCCCATGTCCGACTTCCATCGCTTGCCGGGCCAAACGCCCGAGCAGGACAACACTCTGGTCGATGGCGAGCTGATCACCGCCGTCGAGTTGCCACCACAGGACTTCTCCGCGCACAGCAGCTACCTCAAGTTGCGTGATCGTGCCTCCTACGCCTTTGCACTGGTTTCGGTCGCGGCTGCTCTGGATATGGACGGTGCAGGCATCCGCAGCGCCCGCATCGCCATGGGCGGGGTGGCCCACAAACCCTGGCGCAAAGCCGAGGCGGAGGCTGCGCTGGTCGGCAAGGCGCCCGACGAGGCCGCCTTCAACGCTGCGGCGGACATCCTCCTCGAAGGCGCCAGCGGCTTCGAACACAACGCCTTCAAGATCGAACTGGGCCACCGCGCCATCGTCCGCGCCCTGACCGACGCTGCCAAAGGAGCCGCCCGATGAAACCTGCCACTTCCCCGTTCGGCCAGCCGCTCGACCGCGTCGACGGTCCGCTCAAGGTCACCGGCCAGGCGCAATACGCCGCCGAATTCGATGTGCCCGGTCTGCTCTATGGCAGCGTGGTCAACAGCAGCATTGCGCGTGGGCGCATCGTCTCCATCGACGCCAGCGCGGCCGAAGCCGTGCCGGGCGTCCAGCTGGTGCTGACCCACCAGAGCCGCCCGCCCGTGGCCAGCTATGACAAACCCTACGAAGACGACGATGCCGCCGATGGCTCGCCGTTCCGCCCGCTATATAACGATCGCATCCTCTACAGCGGCCAGCCGATTGCGCTGGTGGTGGCGGACAACCTGGAGCTGGCGCGCTACGCCGGCAGCCTGGTGAAGGTCGAGTACGAAGCCGAATCCCATCGCACCGACCTGCTCAGCGAGCTGGGCAGCATGCACAAGGCACCGGCCGAACTGCCGCCGCCGCGTGGCGATGTGGAGCAGGCGTTGCAGAGCGCCGCGGTGAAGGTCGAGGTCCAATACAGCACGCCGGTCGAACACCACAACCCGATGGAGCCGCACGCCTCGACGGTGCATTACCTGCCCGACGGCACGCTGGAGATCTACGAAAAAACCCAGGGCGTGCAGAACTGCATGCGCTACGTCGAAAACATATTCGACATGAAGGGCCGGGTGCGCATCCTCTCGCCGTTCGTCGGCGGTGCCTTCGGTTCAGGCTTGCGCCCGCAGTATCAGTTGCCGCTGGCCGTGATGGCGGCGCTCAAACTCAAGCGTTCGGTGCGCGTTGCGCTCAAGCGCCAGCAGATGTTCACCTTCGGCTACCGGCCGCGGACGGTTCAGTGTCTCTCGCTGGGCGCGACGGCGGACGGTCGGTTGCAGGCCATCACCCATCAGGCCATCGGCCAGACCTCGTCCTTCGAGGACTTCACCGAACACGAGGTCGAGTGGTCGGGGATGCTCTACCAGTGCGCGAACGTGAAGCTGGACTACCAGCTGGTGCCGCTCGACGTCTACACGCCGCTGGACATGCGTGCCCCCGGCGCGACCATCGGCGTATTTGCGCTGGAGTGCGCCATGGACGAGCTGGCCTATGCGGCGAACGTAGACCCGCTGGCCCTGCGCCTGGTCAACTATTCCGAGCGCAACGGCAACGAGGACAAGCCGTACTCCAGCAAGGAGCTGCGCCAGTGCTACGAGCAGGGCGCCGAGCGTTTCGGCTGGTCACGCCGCTCCATGGCGCCGCGCTCCATGCGCGAAGGCAATCAGCTGATCGGCTGGGGTATGGCCACCGGCGTCTGGGAAGCCATGCAGATGCCGGCCAGCGCCAAGGCCTGCCTGGGCCCGGATGGACGCCTTGTGGTCAGTAGCGCCACCTCCGACATCGGCACCGGGACCTACACGGTCATGACGCAGATCGCTGCGGCAGCCACCGGCATGCCGATGGAGCGGGTCGAGTTTCGCCTCGGCGATTCCAGCCTGTCCCAGGCGCCGCTCGAAGGCGGCTCGGCCACGGTGTCGTCTGTCGGCAGCGCCTTGCAGCAAGCCTGTGAAGCGCTCTGCCAGAAGCTGCTCGACGCCGCCCAGCAATCGCCGGTTTCGCCCTTTACCGGGGCGAAGCTCGAGGATGTCGAGTTCGCCGACGGCCAGATGCGCCTGAAAGCTTCACCCGAAACGGCCGTTGCGCTGGAGCAGGTCGTCGCCGTGAGCGGCGTGCTGGAAGCCGAGGTGAGCCTCAAGCCCGGCGAAAAGCGCAACGGCTATTCCACCGCAACGCACTCCGCGATCTTCGTCGAGGTGCGCGTGGACGAATCCCTGGGCACCGTGAAGGTCAGTCGCGTGGTCAGCGCCGTGGCAGCGGGCCGGGTGGTCAATCCCAAGACCGCTGGCAACCAGATCGCCGGCGGCGTGGTGTGGGGCATCGGCCAGGCCCTGCATGAGGAAACCATGATCGACCACAAGCTGGGTCGCTACATGAACCACAACCTGTCCGAATACCACGTCCCGGTGAACGCCGACATCAACGACATCGACGTGTTTTTCGTCGAGGAAAAGGACGAGATCGTCAACGCGCTGGGTTCGAAAGGGGTCGGCGAGATCGGCATCGTCGGCGTCGGTGCGGCAGTGGCCAACGCGATCTTTCACGCCACCGGCAAGCGGGTAAGGGATTTGCCGATTACGTTGGATAAGCTTTTTTAGGGCGGCAGGCGGCAGGCGGCAGGCGGCAGGCAAAAGCATAAAAGCGCTTGCCGTTGCTTTGGTGCCACCGCGCACACTTTGAAGCCTGAAGCCTGAAGCCTGAAGCCTGAAGCCTGAAGCCTGAAGCCTGAAGCCTGAAGCCTGAAGCCGCTATCCCAGATCCCGATGCAACTGATCTCGGTCTCTCAGTGTCGGGAACAGCTTCATCCAGGCGCCGGTGATGAGTAGCGTACCGACGCCGCCAATCACCACGGCCGGTACGGTGCCGAACCAGTGGGCGGTCAGGCCGGATTCGAATTCGCCGAGCTGGTTCGAGGCGCCGATAAACAGGCCGTTGACCGCGCTGACCCGGCCGCGCATGGCGTCTGGCGTTTCCAGCTGCACGAAGGCGCCGCGAATGACCATGCTGATCATGTCCGCCGCGCCGAGTACCGCCAGCACACCCAGCGACAGCCAGAACGAGGTGGACAGGCCGAAGGCGATGGTCGCCAGGCCGAACACCCCAACGGCCGCGAACATGACCCTGCCGACGCGCTTGTTGATGGGATAGCGCGCCAACCACAGCGACATCAGCAGCGCCCCCACCGCCGGCGCCGAGCGCAGCAGCCCGAGGCCCCAGGGCCCGGTGAGCAGGATGTCCTTGGCGAACACCGGCAACAACGCCGTAGCGCCGCCCAGCAGCACGGCGAACATGTCCAGCGAGATGGCGCCGAAAATATCCGGCCGGCTGCGGATGAAGCGCATGCCGGCGAGCAGGTTGTCCATCGCAGGGCCTGTCTGCTTCGGTGGCGCGGGGCGTTTTGGCAGGCTCAGCATCAGGCTGCAGGCCAGGGCGAAAAGCAGCGCCACCGGGCCATAGACCCATAGTGGACCGATGGCGAACAGCAGGCCGCCCAGCGCCGGCGCGACGATGGTGGCCGATTGCATCGCCGAGGACGAAGCCGCGACCGCCGCGGGAAATAGCTGCGTGGGCACCAGACTCGGCAATAGCGCTTGGGTCGCCGGCCCTTCGAAGGCACGGGCGGTACCGAGCAAAAAGGCCAGCACGAAGATCATTTCCCGTGTTACCCCGAGCCCGCCGGCGCCGAGCACCAAAGCCAGCGCGATCAGCCCCTGCAACCCCTGGCACAGCGCGGCGATCCGGCGCCGATCGAAGCGGTCCGCGACCTGCCCGGTCCAGAGCACGAACAGCAGGCGCGGAAAGAATTCGGCGAGGCCGACCAGGCCCAGGTCGAGGACGCTGCCGGTCAGCGCATACATGTGCCAGCCAATGGCCACGGCGAGCATCTGAAAGCCGCTCGCGGTGAAGACGCGGGCGAACCAGAACTTGATAAAGGGACGTTGGTGGCGCAACAGCAACTTGGCGTGAGTGGACATCGGGCAGGCGCAATGGAGGCAGGGCCGGGCAGGGTAGCATGCTGCCGTTGGCCTGACGGGGCGGTGGCTTGGTGATGACGTTGTGCGTTGGTTCGGCGGTGTAGTGGCGTGGTGGTGGTGATGCGGTGGTGTGGTGATGCGGTGGCCTGTGGGAGCGGTCTTGACCGCGAATAGCCCGATCCCCGAACAGGGGGCAGGCTTGTCTCGGGATCGATAGGGTGGGCTGGGAGCCATCTGTGCGGTGGGGCTGTGTCCGGTGTGCCTGGGCCGTTCGCGGTCAAGACCGCTCCCACAGGGTTCGGGCTTGGCTTGGCAGCGGTAGGGCGAGCTGGGCGCCGTCTGTGCGATGGTCTGTGTCCGGTGTGCCTGGGCTGTTCGCGGTCAAGACCGCTCCCACGGGGGCGGAGTCCTCGCATATTCGCAGCTGTACCCCGCGGCGCTTCGCTCATTTCGTCTGATTCAGCTCGCATTCGGCGTCGAGGCGGTCAGCAGCCCGCGTTCGGTAAACACGGCCTTGGCCGTTGTCATGCCGTTGAGCGCGGCGGGGAAGCCAGCGTAGACGGCCATCTGAATGATCACCTCGACCACCTGCTCCGGTGTGCAGCCGACATTCAGCGCGCCGTGGATGTGCACCGCCAGTTGCGGCTGGCAGTGGCCAAGCGCGGTCAGCGCGGCGACGGTGGCCAGCTCACGTTGCGGCAGGTCGAGGCCGGGACGCTGGTAGATATCGCCGAAGGGGAACTCGATGACGTAGCGCGCCAGATCCGGGGCGATGGCTTGCAGGCTGTCGATGACCTTGCGGCCGGCCTCGCCGTCGATTTCTTCGAGCTTGGCCAGGCCTTCGGTGTAGCGGGTCGTTGCAGACATGGGAGGTTCCTCTCGATTGGGTAGAGGAAAGCCTGCGGGTTGGAGTCAACTCCAGGTCAAGCGATTGTTTGCCGGCGGTACAGCTCGATCTTCGCCTGCAGCGCGTCGAGGTGTTCCTGGTCCCGTTGCAGGCGCGCCTGCAGCCTGGCGGCATGGGCTTCGAGTAGGGCCTGGCGCGCTGCGAGCGTCGTCTCGCCCTGTTCGCGCAGGTCGGCATAGCGGGTGATGTCGTCCAGCGGCATTCCGGTGTCCTTCAGGCGCAGGACGAAGGCCACCCACTCGAGATCACGCGGGCCGTAGACGCGAAAGCCACTGGCGTCGCGGGCAACGTGGCGCAGCAGGCCGATCTTCTCGTAATAGCGCAGCGTGTCGGCGGACAGCCCGGTGCGTGCCGCGAACTGCTGAATGCTCAGCCGAACCGGTGCTTCGCTCATGGCTTGATCGCCCGCAGGATGACGAACTTGGGTGTCGCCGCGACCTGCTCCACCTTGCCGAACAGGCGCTTGAGCTTGAGGTGGTAACCGAGGTGGCGGTTGCCGACGATCCACAGCTCGCCGCCCTTGGCGAGTGCCGTCTTGGCCTGGGTGAACATGCGCCAGGCGAGGAAATCGCCAACCACCTGCTGCTGGTGGAACGGCGGGTTGCACAGCACCAGATCCAGCGAATCCATCGGCTGTTCGGCCAGCCCATCGCCGGCGCGGATGTCGGCCGGCCGGTCGCCGAGGATGGCCTGCCAGTTTTCCCGCGCCGACTGCACCGCCATGTAGCTCTCGTCGACCAGCGTCAGCTGCGCTTGCGGATTGCCCAGTGCGTAGACGATGCCGAGCACGCCGTTACCGCAGCCGAGATCCGCCACTCGCAGGTTGCCGAGCGCCCTGGGCAGATGCGGCAGAAAGGCGCGGGTGCCGATGTCCAGGTCCTCGCGGCAGAACAGGTTGGCGTGATTGAGCAGTTCGATGGCCGGCTGATCCAGCCGGTAGCGGGTCGGGTAGGGCGAGACGGGCGCGGCTTTCTCGACCGGCGTTGCAGTCAGCAGGCGCGCCTTTTTCACCGCCAGCGACGCCTGCACCGGGCCGATGTACTTTTCCAGCAGGTCGCCAGCGGCACGCGGCAGATGCTTGATCATCGCGGCGGCGATCACCTGGGCGCCGGGTGCCAGCTGGCCATGCAGGCGGATCAGTTGTTCTTCGAGCAGCGCGAGGGTCTTGGGTACGCGAATCAGCACCCGGTCGAACGGGCCTTGTACGGCCTCACTAGCGGGAACGAAGGTCGCGCTGTCGGTGGCGAGCCCGTTGCGCTGAAGATTCTTCTCGAGGGCCAGGTGCGCCAGGTGTGAATCGCCACTGCTGGTGACCTCGGCCTGCTGCGCCAGTGCACAGGCCAGCGCGCCGAAGCTGTCGTTGAGGATCAGCACGCGGCTGCCTGCCGGTAATTGCTGCTCATGCAGTTGCGTCAGCAGGTACTCGTCGGCCGCGTCGAAGGCCTGCAGCGGCTCGTTGGGCTGCTCGGGCTGGCGGATCAGGTCGAGGCGGGCGTAGGGCGATTCGAGAATAGGCATAAGAACTGGCGGTGTTTGTGGGCGTCGGAATGGAGTATCAAGGGTTCAAATCGAGGAGAAACTAGCCGCGTTGGCAATACGCGTTAAAACAGCCTCGGAGATCGCTCGTGATCCACGCGCTTCAAGCGCGAGAGGAGTGAGTCATGTTCATCGGGAAATCTACTCGCACGCGAGCCCGGTCCGCTTGCCGGCTGTTTTGACTCGCTACGCTCGCCTGCGGGCCGGCCGTCGGCTGTTGTTTCCGCGGGTCGTTGCCTTGTCTTGCCAGCCTCGCCTGGGGGTTTTCCCAAGCCTGAGCAACCCTCGAAAACCGATAAGTTGTCCGCGAAGGGAGCGAAGTATGACCGTCAGCGAAGAGAAGTTCACCCGCCAGCGTCTGCTCGAGGTGCAGACGTTGACGCCCAACCTGTTCACCCTGCGCACCACGCGTGACCCGGGGTTTCGCTTCACCGCTGGCCAGTTCGCCCGCCTCGGGGTGCGCAAGCCCAGCGGCAGCATCGTCTGGCGTGCCTATTCGATGGTCTCCGCGCCCCATGACGAATTTCTCGATTTCTTCTCCATTGTGGTGCCGGACGGCGAGTTCACCAGCGAGCTGAGCCGCCTCCAGCCCGGCGACGAGCTGCTGGTGGACAAACAGGCGTTCGGCTTTCTGACGCTCGATCGCTTCATCGACGGCCGAGACCTCTGGCTGCTGGGTACCGGCACCGGGCTCGCGCCGTTCCTGTCGATTCTGCAGGACTTCGAGGTCTGGCAACGATTCGAGCGAATCATCCTGGTCTACAGCGCGCGTACCGCGTCGGAGCTGGCCTATCAGGCGCTGATTCGCGACTTGCCGCAGCGCGACTACCTCGAAGGCCTGGGCTCGAAGCTTACTTATCTGCCGGTGGTCACCCGCGAGCAGGTTCCCGGCGCGCTGCACGGGCGCGTCACCACCCTGATCGAAAACGGCGAGCTGGAACGCGCCGCGGGCCTCGCGCTGGAGCCAGAGCATTCGCGGATCATGCTCTGCGGCAACCCACAGATGATCGAAGACACCCGCGCCATGCTCAAGGAGCGTGATCTCAATCTCAGCCTGACCCGGCGGCCAGGGCAGGTGGCGGTGGAGAATTATTGGTAGGGAGCTGGAAGAAAAAGCGCGGTGAAGGCTGCACGGCGATGCGAGCAGCTTTTCGCTGGGAAAAGAAGGCCGATCATCACGCAAGCGTCGAGGAAGCTGGCTCCTGCCGAACGATTCGGCAGGAGCTTTTGCGCTTCAACACGGGGCGTCGAACGGCTTAAACCACGCCCTGCGCCAGCATGGCATCGGCGACCTTGACGAAGCCGGCGATGTTGGCGCCCTTCACGTAGTTGGTGCGGCCGTTTTCTTCGCCATACCCCACGCAAGCGTGATGAATCGACTGCATGAT comes from Stutzerimonas stutzeri and encodes:
- a CDS encoding ferredoxin--NADP reductase, producing the protein MTVSEEKFTRQRLLEVQTLTPNLFTLRTTRDPGFRFTAGQFARLGVRKPSGSIVWRAYSMVSAPHDEFLDFFSIVVPDGEFTSELSRLQPGDELLVDKQAFGFLTLDRFIDGRDLWLLGTGTGLAPFLSILQDFEVWQRFERIILVYSARTASELAYQALIRDLPQRDYLEGLGSKLTYLPVVTREQVPGALHGRVTTLIENGELERAAGLALEPEHSRIMLCGNPQMIEDTRAMLKERDLNLSLTRRPGQVAVENYW